In a single window of the Bradyrhizobium sp. ORS 285 genome:
- a CDS encoding TetR/AcrR family transcriptional regulator, producing the protein MAASKTARGKVGRPSLERAGEVEERILDAAKTVFLTQGFEGASVDEIAQTARAGKPTIYARFPSKAALFAAVICRQAANNTQYENLVPQGRSFRARLVNLAMTLIERAFVGETIGLMRTAIAENPRFPELTLEIQDSARERATRNVSHVIGELARAEGLYGKGAFAADKLEETAKIFIDLVVFSMLFRALLGEDMRALKKEAQAYVEGRVDFFLSAAM; encoded by the coding sequence ATGGCTGCTTCCAAGACGGCGCGCGGCAAGGTCGGACGTCCCTCGCTCGAACGTGCCGGCGAGGTCGAGGAGCGCATCCTGGATGCGGCCAAAACGGTATTCCTCACGCAGGGCTTCGAGGGCGCGAGCGTCGACGAGATCGCGCAGACCGCGCGCGCCGGCAAGCCGACAATCTACGCGCGCTTCCCCAGCAAGGCTGCGCTGTTCGCGGCGGTGATCTGCCGCCAGGCGGCGAACAATACGCAATATGAGAACCTGGTGCCGCAGGGCCGCAGTTTCCGTGCACGCCTCGTCAACCTTGCCATGACGCTGATCGAGCGCGCCTTCGTCGGCGAGACCATCGGCCTGATGCGCACTGCGATCGCCGAGAACCCGCGCTTTCCCGAGCTGACGCTCGAGATCCAGGACTCGGCACGCGAGCGCGCCACGCGCAATGTCAGCCATGTGATCGGCGAGCTGGCGCGCGCCGAAGGTCTCTACGGCAAGGGCGCCTTCGCTGCCGACAAACTCGAGGAGACCGCGAAGATCTTCATCGATCTCGTCGTCTTCTCGATGCTGTTCCGCGCCCTGCTCGGCGAGGATATGCGCGCGCTGAAGAAGGAAGCCCAGGCCTATGTCGAAGGCCGCGTCGACTTCTTCCTGTCCGCGGCGATGTAA